In Candidatus Zixiibacteriota bacterium, one DNA window encodes the following:
- a CDS encoding cell division protein ZapA: MDTPPKTVKVSIFGEEYPLRSAGDTDMEYMSRVADYVDRSMRKIADRSPNLSTAKVAILAALNITDELFSERRDAERKLSVFQDRAQSMAQWLDERLTVGISTPSDSPSSVSPAAN; encoded by the coding sequence GTGGACACGCCGCCCAAAACGGTGAAGGTGAGCATATTCGGCGAGGAGTATCCCCTTCGCAGTGCGGGGGATACGGACATGGAGTACATGTCGCGGGTGGCCGATTATGTGGATCGATCGATGCGCAAGATCGCCGATCGATCACCCAACTTATCCACCGCCAAGGTGGCCATTCTGGCGGCGTTGAACATCACTGACGAGTTGTTTTCCGAACGGCGTGACGCCGAGCGGAAGCTCTCCGTGTTTCAGGATCGGGCGCAGAGCATGGCCCAGTGGCTTGATGAGCGCCTGACAGTGGGCATTTCAACCCCTTCCGATTCTCCATCCTCCGTTTCCCCAGCCGCCAACTGA
- the pheT gene encoding phenylalanine--tRNA ligase subunit beta: MQVGTRWLSDYITIPWDVAELAERLTAIGTAVERMEPVFARFTGVVAARIVAVDKLPGRPDLHVLTVEDGTGRRKVVSGAPNSQLGLIVPLARPGAMLPPFPDAPVGVITFAGVDSEGACCSERDLGLSDDHSGLMDLDPEKFKIGCDLWDAMELEEVALSFELTPNRPDCLSVLGLAREIAALVGSRIRRPEFHLVETAEAASSHLSVRIEDTDGCTRYAGRLVRNGQIRPSPFWMRRRLRSAGIRSINNAVDITNFVMLETGQPLHAFDWANFKSGEVVVLSTRGNEGFITLDEAERILPANTVMITDGGRFVAIGGVMGGRDSEVADTTTSFLIESAHFNPTRIRRTRKRLDLATESAQRFERGVDPNGVPYALDRAADLFVKLTGGELLAGAVDCYPNPVNPVKLELDAESVNRFLGTGMSTPTMIDMLSGIEFGVVPGKPAVVTVPTFRPDVTREVDLTEEIARLYGYERIPIDRRAAGALPVHRAPQWMIEQRLRDLAEGVGLTEIICNSLIDPAQVLSDSQAPVALRNPLSSDMSVLRPDLYGSLLAVVAHNLNRRIDSLAVYEIGTVFSQEAPDGAFREKRQLLVALCGRRPSAGWGESAGDYDFFDLKGAVWEILTALGLSVALAPADRRPFGRGQGFVISADGKPLGEVGQIDPELCRRRDIKRPVWAGVLELEPMAAMVSESAVPQYVPLPRFPAAYRDLAIIVRDSVAVGDLLTTIRQAGGPVLESAELFDLYTGPPIAAGEKSVAFALTYRHPERTLTDHEADVAHTTIIAALATAFGARLRE; encoded by the coding sequence TCACCGCCATCGGCACCGCCGTGGAACGGATGGAGCCGGTCTTCGCGCGCTTCACCGGAGTCGTCGCCGCGCGCATCGTGGCCGTCGATAAACTGCCCGGCCGTCCCGACCTCCACGTGCTGACAGTGGAGGATGGCACCGGACGGCGCAAGGTCGTCTCCGGGGCGCCGAATTCCCAGCTTGGTCTGATTGTCCCCCTGGCACGACCCGGCGCCATGCTGCCCCCGTTCCCGGACGCTCCTGTCGGTGTCATCACATTTGCCGGTGTCGATTCCGAAGGTGCGTGCTGCTCCGAGCGCGATCTGGGTCTTTCTGATGATCACAGCGGGCTGATGGATCTCGACCCCGAGAAGTTCAAGATCGGTTGCGATCTCTGGGATGCCATGGAATTGGAAGAGGTCGCCCTCTCCTTTGAGTTGACCCCGAATCGGCCCGATTGCCTCTCGGTTCTTGGCTTGGCGCGCGAGATCGCCGCCCTGGTCGGCAGTCGGATTCGACGCCCCGAGTTCCACCTGGTCGAGACGGCGGAGGCGGCATCTTCGCATTTGTCCGTTCGGATCGAGGACACCGACGGGTGCACCCGCTACGCCGGACGGCTGGTCCGTAACGGGCAGATTCGCCCGTCGCCGTTCTGGATGCGACGCCGCCTGCGCTCCGCCGGGATTCGTTCGATCAACAACGCCGTCGACATCACCAATTTCGTGATGCTGGAGACGGGACAGCCATTGCACGCGTTCGACTGGGCCAACTTCAAGTCCGGTGAAGTTGTCGTGCTGTCGACGCGCGGGAACGAGGGCTTCATTACCCTCGATGAAGCGGAACGTATTCTCCCTGCGAACACCGTGATGATCACCGATGGCGGCCGATTCGTCGCCATCGGCGGCGTGATGGGCGGCCGCGATTCCGAAGTCGCGGACACCACCACCAGTTTCCTGATCGAGAGCGCACACTTCAATCCGACCCGGATCCGTCGAACCCGTAAACGGCTCGATCTGGCCACAGAGTCGGCGCAACGCTTCGAGCGCGGCGTTGATCCCAACGGTGTCCCGTATGCACTTGACCGCGCGGCCGACTTGTTCGTCAAGCTGACAGGCGGTGAACTCCTCGCCGGAGCGGTGGATTGTTACCCAAACCCGGTGAACCCGGTCAAACTGGAACTTGATGCGGAGTCGGTTAACCGATTCTTGGGCACAGGGATGTCCACGCCGACCATGATCGACATGTTGTCCGGCATCGAGTTTGGAGTCGTACCCGGGAAACCCGCTGTCGTCACGGTCCCGACATTCCGGCCGGATGTAACGCGTGAGGTCGATCTCACCGAGGAGATCGCCCGGCTCTATGGCTATGAGAGAATTCCGATCGACCGCCGGGCCGCGGGTGCACTCCCGGTGCATCGCGCCCCGCAATGGATGATCGAACAGCGTCTGCGCGATCTGGCCGAGGGCGTCGGCCTCACGGAGATCATCTGTAATTCCCTGATCGATCCCGCACAAGTGCTGTCCGATTCCCAGGCACCTGTCGCCCTTCGGAACCCTTTGTCCAGCGACATGTCGGTGCTGCGCCCTGATCTGTATGGTTCCCTCCTGGCAGTTGTCGCACACAATCTCAACCGACGGATTGACTCGTTGGCGGTCTATGAGATCGGGACTGTGTTCTCACAGGAAGCACCGGATGGCGCCTTCCGCGAGAAACGCCAATTGCTGGTCGCCCTGTGCGGCCGTCGTCCCAGTGCAGGGTGGGGAGAATCGGCCGGCGACTATGATTTCTTCGATCTCAAAGGGGCCGTCTGGGAGATCTTGACTGCACTCGGACTGAGTGTAGCACTGGCGCCTGCCGACCGGCGTCCCTTTGGTCGGGGGCAGGGGTTCGTCATCAGCGCGGACGGCAAGCCCTTGGGCGAGGTGGGACAGATCGATCCGGAGCTCTGCCGACGCAGGGATATCAAGCGGCCGGTCTGGGCGGGTGTGCTCGAACTGGAGCCGATGGCCGCCATGGTCAGCGAATCGGCCGTTCCGCAGTACGTGCCGCTGCCGCGTTTCCCCGCCGCCTACCGCGATCTGGCGATCATCGTCAGGGACAGCGTCGCCGTCGGCGATCTTCTGACCACGATCCGCCAGGCGGGGGGTCCGGTTCTTGAATCCGCCGAGTTGTTCGATCTGTACACCGGGCCGCCTATCGCAGCGGGCGAAAAGAGTGTCGCCTTCGCGCTCACCTACCGACATCCGGAGCGGACACTGACCGATCACGAGGCCGACGTCGCGCACACGACCATCATAGCCGCACTGGCGACGGCCTTCGGAGCCCGTCTCCGTGAGTGA
- the rny gene encoding ribonuclease Y, translating to MPIQWVVVAVAAAAILFAFLGWLAARRLGSDKIARAEEVAAQLVRDAEKEAEIKKKEALLEAKDEWYKQKVNFERELQIKRTEFQKIEKRQTEREEALNRKVDVLQTKERDLQNREKALSVKEKALRGREGELEHLIADQNKQLERIAGMTTEEAKQLLMDNLQAQVRREAATMAKEIIEEAERNADKEAREIITKAIYRCAADHAVETTVSVVNLPSDEMKGRIIGREGRNIRSFETATGVDVVVDDTPEAVILSAFDPVRREIARLALERLISDGRIHPARIEEVVAKTEKEIEVKIREAGEQACFDVGIHDLHRDIVWLLGKLHYRTSYGQNVLAHIVEVATLCGLMAAELGLDPMIAKRGGLLHDIGKAIDRETEGTHVEIGVNFLKRYNENPIVINAVAAHHGDVPAESPYPILVMAADAVSGARPGARREPLEGYIKRLEKLEELADSFAGVAKSYAIQAGREVRVIVENDAVDDVGSQLLASDIAKKIQNEMQYPGQIKVTVIRETRAVEYAK from the coding sequence ATGCCGATACAGTGGGTCGTCGTCGCGGTGGCCGCCGCGGCGATTCTGTTCGCCTTCCTCGGGTGGTTGGCGGCGCGTCGGCTTGGCTCCGACAAGATCGCCCGGGCGGAGGAAGTCGCCGCCCAGCTTGTCCGCGATGCCGAAAAGGAAGCGGAGATCAAGAAGAAGGAAGCCCTGCTCGAGGCCAAGGATGAATGGTACAAGCAGAAGGTCAATTTCGAGCGCGAACTGCAGATCAAGCGCACCGAATTCCAGAAAATCGAGAAACGCCAGACCGAGCGCGAGGAGGCGCTCAACCGCAAGGTCGACGTCCTGCAGACCAAGGAACGCGACCTGCAAAACCGCGAAAAGGCACTTTCCGTGAAGGAGAAGGCGCTCCGCGGTCGCGAGGGGGAGTTGGAGCACCTGATCGCCGACCAGAACAAACAACTCGAACGCATTGCCGGGATGACGACGGAAGAAGCCAAGCAGCTTCTGATGGACAATCTCCAAGCGCAGGTGCGGCGCGAGGCGGCGACCATGGCCAAGGAAATCATCGAAGAGGCCGAACGCAACGCCGACAAGGAAGCGCGCGAGATCATCACCAAGGCGATCTACCGCTGCGCCGCCGATCATGCCGTGGAGACGACCGTTTCGGTCGTCAATCTCCCCTCGGATGAGATGAAGGGACGCATCATCGGCCGTGAGGGGCGCAATATCCGCTCCTTCGAGACTGCCACCGGCGTCGATGTCGTCGTCGACGATACCCCGGAAGCGGTAATCCTCTCCGCCTTCGATCCGGTGCGACGCGAAATCGCCCGTCTGGCTCTGGAACGGTTGATCTCCGACGGTCGCATTCACCCGGCGCGCATCGAGGAGGTGGTCGCCAAGACCGAGAAGGAAATCGAAGTCAAAATCCGCGAGGCCGGCGAGCAGGCCTGCTTTGATGTCGGCATTCACGACCTGCACCGTGACATCGTCTGGCTGTTGGGCAAGCTGCATTACCGCACATCGTACGGCCAGAATGTCCTGGCGCACATCGTTGAGGTGGCGACCCTGTGCGGCCTGATGGCGGCGGAGCTGGGGCTCGACCCAATGATCGCCAAACGCGGCGGGCTGCTGCACGACATCGGCAAGGCGATCGACCGTGAGACCGAGGGAACTCATGTCGAGATCGGCGTCAACTTCCTGAAGCGCTACAACGAGAATCCGATCGTCATCAACGCCGTCGCCGCGCACCATGGCGATGTCCCCGCCGAGTCGCCGTACCCGATCCTGGTGATGGCTGCCGATGCGGTCTCCGGCGCCCGCCCCGGGGCGCGCCGTGAACCGCTCGAAGGGTACATCAAGCGTCTGGAAAAACTCGAAGAGCTGGCCGACTCGTTCGCCGGCGTCGCCAAGTCATACGCCATCCAGGCCGGCCGCGAGGTGCGCGTGATCGTCGAGAATGACGCCGTCGACGATGTCGGCTCGCAACTGCTGGCCAGCGACATCGCCAAGAAGATCCAAAACGAAATGCAATACCCCGGCCAGATCAAGGTGACCGTGATCCGCGAGACCCGCGCGGTCGAGTATGCGAAGTGA